One segment of Sinorhizobium sp. BG8 DNA contains the following:
- a CDS encoding RES family NAD+ phosphorylase, whose product MSLPIWTPDALSSEARAYAASVWRLVEAQHRVSTLKLVDTLDEQALLEDILEESKPVLPPECAGLDYLLATPFRYGAIYPHGSRFRRAGRTLGVYYAAEGVSTALAEMAFYRLLFYAESPDTPWPADAADYTAFSASVMTGAAVDLTRPPFDRDSAAWTHLTDYSACQALADTARAASVDVIRYRSVRDPGGGSNVALLSAGAFAAPQPLERQTWRIRLSPAGVQAICDFPVVRLAFPPDAFAADPRIREMRWNRG is encoded by the coding sequence ATGTCCTTGCCTATCTGGACGCCCGACGCGCTCTCGTCTGAGGCCCGCGCCTACGCGGCAAGCGTATGGCGGCTGGTCGAGGCGCAGCATCGCGTTTCGACGCTGAAGCTCGTCGATACGCTGGACGAGCAGGCACTGCTGGAAGACATCCTGGAAGAGAGCAAGCCGGTCCTGCCGCCGGAATGCGCCGGGCTCGACTATCTGCTCGCCACACCCTTCCGCTACGGTGCCATCTATCCCCACGGCTCCCGGTTCCGCAGGGCAGGGCGCACGCTCGGCGTCTACTATGCCGCCGAAGGAGTTTCGACGGCACTGGCCGAAATGGCCTTCTACAGGCTGCTTTTCTACGCTGAGTCGCCGGATACGCCGTGGCCTGCCGATGCGGCCGACTATACCGCCTTCTCCGCTTCGGTGATGACCGGAGCTGCCGTGGATCTCACCCGGCCACCGTTCGACCGAGACAGCGCGGCATGGACGCACCTGACCGACTATTCGGCATGCCAGGCGTTGGCCGATACCGCGCGTGCGGCCTCCGTCGACGTCATTCGCTATCGCTCCGTTCGGGATCCCGGAGGCGGCTCCAACGTCGCGCTTCTGTCCGCCGGAGCTTTCGCCGCTCCGCAGCCGCTGGAGCGCCAGACCTGGCGCATCCGTCTTTCCCCCGCAGGCGTGCAGGCGATTTGCGACTTTCCGGTCGTGCGGCTTGCCTTTCCGCCGGATGCCTTCGCCGCGGATCCCCGTATCCGGGAGATGCGCTGGAACCGGGGCTAG
- a CDS encoding pentapeptide repeat-containing protein, translating into MPRCKSAGRALALTLLVAMGTPIAARAADCSSTPAPETDWTDCSKKSLVLQGSDLTRSNLTNVDLTLTDLRDSNLTSANLEKANLVRASLKGVTAEGANFTRVEAYRTNFAGISANKALFVSAELQRANFDGAKLAGANFEKAELARTDFTKADLTGARFSLSNLSRADLTGATVAGPIDFDRAFMFLTRLDGLDLSGAKGLEQAQIELACGNADTKLPEGLTTPTDWPCTYD; encoded by the coding sequence ATGCCCCGGTGCAAGTCGGCAGGTCGCGCGCTGGCGCTGACGCTGCTTGTCGCGATGGGGACCCCGATCGCCGCCCGGGCGGCCGATTGCTCGAGCACGCCCGCGCCGGAAACGGACTGGACGGATTGCAGCAAGAAGAGCCTGGTCCTTCAGGGCAGCGACCTGACGCGCTCCAACCTGACCAATGTCGACCTGACGCTGACCGACCTCAGGGACAGCAATCTGACATCGGCCAACCTGGAAAAGGCCAACCTCGTTCGTGCTTCCCTGAAAGGCGTTACGGCAGAGGGCGCCAACTTCACGCGTGTCGAGGCCTATCGGACCAATTTTGCGGGCATCTCGGCGAACAAGGCATTGTTCGTCAGCGCCGAGCTTCAGCGCGCCAACTTCGACGGCGCGAAGCTCGCGGGCGCCAATTTCGAGAAGGCGGAGCTCGCCCGCACTGATTTTACCAAGGCCGACCTCACCGGGGCGCGCTTCTCGCTCTCCAATCTCTCTCGCGCCGATCTGACCGGTGCCACGGTTGCCGGCCCGATCGATTTCGACCGTGCCTTCATGTTCCTGACCCGGCTGGACGGTCTCGACCTGTCGGGCGCCAAGGGACTGGAGCAGGCGCAGATCGAACTGGCTTGCGGCAACGCCGATACGAAGCTGCCGGAAGGCCTGACGACGCCGACCGACTGGCCCTGCACCTACGACTGA
- a CDS encoding haloacid dehalogenase type II: protein MSYAAYVFDAYGTLFDVHAAVRRHAGDVGPDYQRFSEMWRAKQLEYSWTRALMGAYVDFWQLTEQALDYTFRRTTSVDPALRTRLLEAYWKLDCYPEVPTVLKSLKAHGARIAILSNGSPAMLKSAVTNAALDTVIDDIFSVDALKTYKTAPAVYDLVTTSYRLYPNAVSFQSSNRWDVAGATRFGFRTVWINRSDMPDEYSDLVPSLILPSLEALV from the coding sequence GTGTCCTACGCCGCCTATGTGTTCGATGCCTATGGCACGCTCTTCGACGTGCACGCCGCCGTTCGCCGCCATGCCGGTGACGTCGGACCGGACTATCAGCGATTCTCCGAGATGTGGCGGGCAAAGCAGCTCGAATACTCCTGGACGCGGGCGCTGATGGGCGCCTACGTCGACTTCTGGCAGCTGACGGAACAGGCGCTCGACTATACCTTCCGGCGCACGACGAGCGTGGATCCGGCTCTCAGGACCAGGCTTCTGGAAGCCTACTGGAAGCTCGACTGCTACCCGGAAGTGCCGACCGTGCTGAAGAGCCTGAAGGCGCATGGGGCGCGGATTGCCATCCTTTCCAACGGTTCGCCGGCAATGCTGAAATCCGCGGTCACCAATGCCGCACTCGATACTGTTATCGACGACATCTTTTCGGTCGACGCACTGAAGACCTACAAGACGGCGCCTGCCGTCTACGACCTGGTCACCACCAGCTACCGGCTTTATCCCAATGCGGTCTCGTTCCAGTCGTCGAACCGGTGGGATGTGGCGGGTGCAACGCGATTCGGATTCCGGACCGTCTGGATCAACCGCTCCGACATGCCGGACGAGTATTCCGATCTCGTCCCCTCCCTGATCCTGCCGTCGCTCGAGGCACTCGTATGA
- a CDS encoding MFS transporter, with amino-acid sequence MQSDQALGAHSTPDWPAIAAVILGVTAFSVAQGVTYPLISLTLEARGVSSTLIGINALGFALGLGLATLMLGRLTNRFRPDRLIIAGLIGCSLCLATFSAFTSMWVWFGARLVLGFSSSLIFMLSEAWLNVACPDRLRGRISGVYGASICGGFAAGPLAIPLLGTSGGLGFALTAVYLALVAFATAILMFSTRTVPEPSSTRDLFRFFRHAPMLAAMVFAFGFADIAAISAMPVYFVKTGHTEAFAAFSVTVLALPTAIAQPFIGVLLDRLPRHRVAVCSACVAALSYLVVPALEHPAAILTAFATMGAATFALYTCALTMLGEKFRGPMLVAGSAAYALAYAVGSGVGSSATGAIMEVGGPQAGPLSVGIALSAFTAAFIFGGRRKES; translated from the coding sequence ATGCAGTCCGATCAGGCCCTTGGGGCTCATTCCACGCCCGACTGGCCGGCGATCGCGGCGGTCATTCTCGGCGTTACCGCCTTTTCCGTTGCGCAGGGCGTGACCTATCCGCTGATCTCGCTGACGCTGGAGGCGCGCGGGGTTTCGTCCACGCTGATCGGCATCAATGCGCTCGGGTTCGCGCTAGGGCTCGGCCTTGCCACGCTGATGCTCGGCCGTCTCACCAACAGGTTCAGGCCCGACCGGCTGATCATCGCCGGCCTGATCGGCTGCTCGCTGTGCCTTGCGACGTTCTCGGCCTTTACCTCGATGTGGGTCTGGTTCGGGGCACGCCTTGTGCTCGGTTTCAGCTCCAGCCTCATCTTCATGCTGAGCGAGGCGTGGCTGAACGTCGCCTGCCCGGACCGGCTGCGCGGGCGCATCTCGGGCGTCTATGGCGCCAGCATATGCGGCGGCTTTGCCGCCGGGCCGCTCGCCATTCCGCTGCTCGGCACCTCGGGCGGCCTCGGCTTCGCGCTGACGGCCGTCTATCTGGCGCTCGTCGCCTTCGCGACGGCGATCCTGATGTTCTCGACGCGCACCGTCCCGGAACCTTCCTCCACGCGTGACCTTTTCCGCTTCTTCCGCCATGCGCCGATGCTGGCGGCAATGGTCTTCGCCTTCGGCTTTGCGGATATCGCGGCGATTTCGGCCATGCCGGTCTACTTCGTGAAGACCGGACACACCGAGGCGTTCGCCGCATTCAGCGTGACCGTGCTCGCGTTGCCGACCGCAATCGCCCAGCCCTTCATCGGCGTCCTGCTCGATCGGCTGCCGCGCCATCGCGTGGCGGTATGCTCGGCCTGCGTCGCGGCGCTCAGCTACCTGGTCGTGCCCGCGCTCGAACACCCCGCAGCCATTCTTACCGCCTTTGCGACGATGGGGGCGGCGACCTTCGCGCTCTACACCTGCGCCCTGACGATGCTTGGAGAGAAGTTCCGCGGCCCGATGCTGGTTGCGGGCAGCGCCGCGTATGCGCTCGCCTACGCGGTCGGAAGCGGCGTCGGTTCCAGTGCAACCGGAGCCATCATGGAGGTCGGCGGCCCTCAGGCGGGGCCGCTTTCGGTTGGCATAGCGCTTTCAGCCTTTACCGCCGCCTTCATTTTCGGAGGACGGCGGAAGGAGAGCTGA
- a CDS encoding MbcA/ParS/Xre antitoxin family protein, whose product MDRKPVARPSNEGVVITKAATAAAERLGLTAKALAAVIGVSEATVSRMRRREFLLERGTKPFELAILFVRLFRSLDAITGGDEAVARAWIGASNSALGGKPAERITTISGLTDVLAYLDARRALV is encoded by the coding sequence GTGGATCGCAAACCCGTGGCCCGGCCGTCAAATGAAGGCGTCGTCATCACCAAGGCCGCGACCGCCGCTGCGGAGCGGCTGGGTCTGACGGCGAAGGCGCTTGCCGCCGTCATCGGCGTTTCCGAGGCGACCGTGTCGCGCATGCGCCGACGCGAATTTCTTCTCGAACGCGGCACCAAGCCCTTCGAACTCGCCATCCTGTTCGTCCGCCTTTTCCGATCGCTCGATGCCATCACCGGCGGCGACGAAGCAGTCGCACGCGCCTGGATCGGCGCATCGAACAGCGCGCTTGGCGGCAAGCCGGCGGAACGCATAACAACGATTTCCGGCCTCACCGATGTCCTTGCCTATCTGGACGCCCGACGCGCTCTCGTCTGA
- a CDS encoding LysR family transcriptional regulator, whose product MDNRAGEMEVFVTAAGLKSFSAAGRRLGLSPSAVSKLVNRIEDRLGTRLLVRTTRRLETTPEGEVYLERARRILADIAETERVVADGARATPRGPLRVNATVGFGECYILPLAGEFLELYPEVQLELTLTDGLIDLIEERTDVAIRTAPMRDSTLKARKLLESHRITIAAPDYLERRGVPQKPEDLAHHNCITFTFGRAPGEWPFRDPGSAAVYSSPAPGNLRAASGSVARQFCLQGLGIARIGKFHVEKDLQSGALVEVLEDYNPLEPEQVHAVFAGHEHLAARIRAFIDFLATRI is encoded by the coding sequence ATGGACAATCGCGCAGGCGAGATGGAGGTCTTCGTGACCGCCGCTGGCCTCAAGAGTTTTTCCGCCGCCGGGCGCCGCCTCGGCCTGTCGCCTTCCGCTGTCAGCAAGCTCGTGAACCGGATCGAGGACAGGCTCGGAACACGCCTTCTCGTGCGCACGACGCGCAGGCTCGAGACGACGCCGGAGGGTGAGGTCTATCTCGAGCGGGCGCGGCGCATACTGGCGGATATCGCCGAGACGGAGCGCGTCGTTGCCGACGGTGCACGCGCCACGCCGCGCGGGCCTCTGCGCGTCAATGCGACCGTCGGCTTCGGCGAGTGTTACATCCTCCCGCTCGCCGGCGAGTTTCTGGAGCTCTATCCGGAGGTCCAGCTCGAGCTGACCCTGACTGACGGCCTCATCGATCTCATCGAGGAGCGTACGGACGTGGCGATCCGCACCGCCCCCATGCGCGATTCGACCCTCAAGGCCCGCAAGCTCCTGGAGAGCCATCGCATCACGATCGCCGCGCCGGACTATCTCGAACGGCGCGGCGTGCCGCAGAAGCCCGAGGATCTCGCCCACCACAACTGCATCACCTTCACCTTCGGCAGGGCGCCTGGCGAATGGCCGTTTCGTGATCCGGGAAGCGCCGCCGTCTATTCAAGCCCGGCCCCCGGCAACCTGCGGGCGGCCAGCGGCTCCGTCGCCCGGCAGTTCTGCCTGCAGGGTCTCGGTATTGCCCGCATCGGCAAGTTCCATGTCGAAAAGGATCTCCAGAGCGGTGCGCTGGTCGAGGTTCTCGAGGACTACAATCCCCTGGAACCCGAGCAGGTTCATGCGGTCTTCGCCGGCCACGAGCATCTCGCGGCCCGCATCCGCGCCTTCATCGATTTCCTGGCAACGAGAATTTGA
- a CDS encoding MFS transporter has protein sequence MPLALFALTIAAYAIGTTEFVVVGLLPTVADDIGITLPLAGLIVSVYALGVTFGAPVLTALTGRAARKPLLLGLMALFIAGNSLAALSASYEMLLVARVLSAFAHGVFFSVGATIAAELVPENRRASAIAMMFMGLTVAIVTGVPLGTLIGQTFGWRATFWAVAGLGVVAFAGIAALLPANLHRQQAARLIDQVRVLSSGRLLLVFAMTALGYGGTFVTFTYLAPVLQEITGISESGVSLVLVLYGLAIAIGNIAGGKIADRNPVKALTFLFALQAAVLVLFTFTAPSPILALATLAALGFLSFANVPGLQLYVVQLAKRHRPAAVDVASALNIAAFNLGIAAGAWIGGLVVASPLGLGATPWVGGILVAGALGLTIVSGLLDRREDMPSEEALPRPA, from the coding sequence ATGCCTCTTGCCCTCTTCGCCCTCACGATCGCTGCCTACGCGATCGGTACCACCGAGTTCGTCGTCGTCGGCCTGCTGCCGACGGTCGCCGACGATATCGGCATCACCCTGCCGCTCGCCGGCCTCATCGTCTCCGTCTACGCGCTCGGCGTCACCTTTGGCGCTCCGGTGCTGACGGCGCTGACCGGCCGGGCGGCGCGCAAGCCGCTGCTGCTTGGCCTCATGGCGCTGTTCATAGCCGGCAACTCGCTTGCGGCGCTTTCAGCTTCGTACGAAATGCTGCTCGTTGCCCGCGTCCTCTCGGCCTTCGCGCACGGCGTGTTCTTCTCCGTCGGCGCGACAATTGCTGCAGAACTCGTGCCGGAGAACCGGCGCGCCTCGGCAATCGCCATGATGTTCATGGGCCTGACCGTCGCCATCGTCACCGGCGTTCCGCTCGGCACACTGATCGGCCAGACCTTCGGCTGGCGCGCAACGTTCTGGGCCGTGGCAGGCCTCGGCGTGGTCGCCTTTGCCGGCATCGCCGCACTTCTGCCGGCAAACCTCCACCGGCAGCAGGCCGCGCGCCTGATCGACCAGGTCCGGGTGCTGAGTTCCGGCCGCCTGCTGCTCGTCTTCGCCATGACGGCGCTCGGCTATGGCGGCACATTCGTCACCTTCACCTATCTCGCACCCGTGCTGCAGGAGATCACCGGCATCTCGGAAAGCGGCGTCAGCCTTGTGCTGGTGCTCTACGGGCTTGCGATCGCCATCGGCAACATAGCCGGCGGAAAGATCGCCGACCGCAATCCGGTGAAGGCGCTGACATTCCTCTTCGCCTTGCAGGCGGCCGTTCTGGTGCTCTTCACCTTCACCGCACCCTCGCCCATACTGGCACTCGCGACGCTTGCCGCACTCGGCTTCCTCTCGTTCGCCAACGTCCCCGGCCTGCAGCTCTATGTGGTGCAGCTTGCAAAGCGCCACAGGCCCGCTGCCGTCGACGTCGCCTCGGCGCTCAACATCGCCGCCTTCAACCTCGGGATTGCCGCAGGCGCCTGGATCGGCGGGCTCGTCGTCGCCTCGCCGCTCGGCCTCGGCGCCACACCCTGGGTGGGCGGGATCCTGGTTGCCGGCGCGCTCGGGCTGACAATCGTCTCGGGTCTCCTCGACCGGAGGGAGGACATGCCGAGCGAGGAAGCGCTTCCCCGGCCGGCCTGA
- a CDS encoding helicase HerA-like C-terminal domain-containing protein, producing MVYIGTSRKTDDTINKAEYLTLKFGNRHGLVTGATGTGKTVTLQVLAEGFSNAGVPVFCADVKGDLSGVGAIGEPKDFLLKRAQEIGLEPYDFQEFPVIFWDLYGEKGHRVRTTMSEMGPLLLSRLMNATDAQEGVLNIAFKIADENGLPLLDLKDLQALLTYMGENAGELSNKFGFISKASVGSIQRELLILEQQGAEHFFGEPALKVSDIMRTTNDGRGAISVLAADKLMMNPRLYGTFLLWLLSELFEELPEVGDPDKPKLVFFFDEAHLLFNDAPKVLVERVEQVVRLIRSKGVGVYFVTQNPLDVPETVLAQLGNRLQHALRAYTPREQKAVKTAAETFHQNPAFDCATVITQLGTGEALVSTLEGKGAPSMVERTLIRPPASRVGPLTEAERAAVIKVSPVAGLYDEDFDRESAYEILAARAKKAAEAAAAQQQAEEAAAQDTGGSRWTLPGFGNDEPAAPGKPSKPRSSGYQRETVAEAAMKTVARTVASSLGRALVRGILGSLKR from the coding sequence ATGGTCTATATCGGCACGAGCCGCAAAACGGATGACACCATCAACAAGGCCGAGTACCTGACGCTGAAATTCGGCAACCGCCACGGGCTCGTAACCGGAGCGACGGGCACGGGCAAGACGGTGACGCTGCAGGTCCTCGCCGAGGGCTTCTCCAACGCCGGCGTGCCGGTCTTCTGCGCCGACGTCAAGGGCGACCTTTCGGGTGTGGGCGCAATCGGAGAACCCAAGGACTTCCTGCTGAAGCGCGCGCAGGAAATTGGGCTCGAGCCCTACGACTTCCAGGAATTTCCGGTGATCTTCTGGGATCTCTACGGCGAGAAGGGCCACCGGGTCCGCACCACGATGTCGGAAATGGGGCCACTGCTGCTTTCGCGGCTCATGAATGCCACCGACGCGCAGGAGGGCGTGCTTAACATCGCCTTCAAGATCGCCGACGAGAACGGGTTGCCGCTCCTCGATCTCAAGGACCTTCAGGCGCTGCTCACCTACATGGGCGAGAACGCGGGCGAGCTTTCCAACAAGTTCGGCTTCATTTCCAAGGCCTCGGTCGGCTCCATCCAGCGCGAACTTCTGATTTTGGAACAGCAGGGTGCGGAACATTTCTTCGGCGAGCCGGCGCTCAAGGTCAGCGACATCATGCGCACGACCAATGACGGGCGCGGCGCGATCTCCGTGCTTGCCGCCGACAAGCTGATGATGAACCCGCGCCTCTACGGCACCTTCCTTCTCTGGCTGCTTTCGGAGCTCTTCGAGGAACTGCCGGAGGTCGGCGACCCCGACAAGCCCAAGCTGGTCTTCTTCTTCGATGAAGCGCACCTGCTGTTCAACGATGCGCCCAAGGTGCTCGTCGAGCGCGTGGAGCAGGTTGTCCGCCTCATCCGGTCGAAGGGCGTCGGCGTCTACTTCGTGACGCAGAATCCGCTCGACGTGCCGGAGACCGTACTGGCGCAGCTCGGCAACCGCCTCCAGCACGCGCTGCGCGCCTACACGCCGCGCGAACAGAAGGCGGTGAAGACCGCAGCAGAGACCTTCCACCAGAACCCGGCATTCGACTGCGCGACCGTCATCACCCAGCTCGGGACAGGCGAGGCCCTGGTTTCCACGCTCGAGGGCAAGGGTGCCCCCTCGATGGTCGAGCGCACGCTGATCCGGCCGCCGGCCTCAAGGGTCGGGCCGCTGACGGAAGCCGAACGCGCGGCGGTCATCAAGGTCAGCCCGGTCGCCGGCCTCTACGACGAGGATTTCGACCGCGAGTCGGCCTACGAGATCCTGGCAGCCAGGGCAAAGAAGGCGGCGGAAGCCGCTGCGGCGCAACAACAGGCGGAAGAAGCCGCAGCGCAGGATACCGGCGGCAGCCGCTGGACCCTGCCCGGCTTCGGAAACGACGAGCCCGCCGCCCCCGGCAAGCCCTCCAAACCACGCTCTTCCGGATACCAGCGCGAAACGGTGGCCGAAGCCGCGATGAAGACGGTGGCGAGAACCGTCGCCTCGTCTCTCGGCAGGGCGCTTGTGCGCGGAATTCTCGGCAGCCTCAAGCGCTAG
- the tam gene encoding trans-aconitate 2-methyltransferase, protein MVWSAEQYVKFEGERTRAARDLLAQVPPLPAGPVYDLGCGPGNSTELLVRRFEDHTVIGVDSDANMLDAARKRLPGTPFEQGDLSVWSPPSPAALFYANAVFQWVPEHIAAFKRLFKALVPGGVLAVQMPDNRGEPNHVLMDETTVDSRWSGFFAENHPRRPPLPSPRQYYDALADGAAHVDIWHTVYNHPMADTAAIVEWMKGTGIRPYLDRLPPEEQAPFLESYRKRLVSAYPPLADGRVLLRFPRLFIIAVRA, encoded by the coding sequence ATGGTCTGGTCCGCCGAACAGTATGTGAAGTTCGAGGGCGAGCGCACCCGCGCGGCGCGTGACCTCCTGGCGCAGGTGCCGCCGCTGCCGGCGGGACCCGTCTACGATCTCGGCTGCGGCCCCGGAAATTCGACGGAGCTGCTTGTGCGGCGCTTCGAGGACCACACGGTGATCGGCGTCGACAGCGACGCCAACATGCTGGATGCCGCCCGCAAGCGCCTGCCGGGCACGCCCTTCGAACAGGGCGACCTTTCCGTGTGGTCGCCGCCCTCGCCTGCGGCGCTCTTCTATGCCAACGCGGTGTTCCAGTGGGTGCCGGAGCACATTGCCGCCTTCAAGCGGCTGTTCAAGGCGCTCGTACCGGGTGGCGTCCTTGCCGTCCAGATGCCCGACAACCGCGGCGAACCGAACCACGTGCTGATGGACGAGACGACGGTCGATTCACGCTGGTCGGGCTTCTTCGCCGAAAACCATCCGAGGCGGCCACCCCTCCCCAGTCCTCGCCAGTACTACGACGCGCTCGCGGACGGGGCTGCGCATGTCGACATCTGGCACACCGTCTACAACCATCCGATGGCCGATACGGCGGCGATCGTCGAATGGATGAAGGGTACCGGTATCCGCCCCTATCTCGACCGCTTGCCGCCCGAGGAGCAGGCACCCTTTCTCGAGAGCTATCGGAAGAGGCTCGTGAGCGCCTACCCGCCGTTGGCGGACGGGCGGGTTCTCCTGCGCTTTCCCCGCCTGTTCATCATCGCCGTGAGGGCCTGA
- a CDS encoding zinc-dependent alcohol dehydrogenase family protein yields the protein MKAMYYEAFGARPEIRTLADPTPGDGGVVIKVEATGLCRSDWHGWMGHDPDIRLPHVPGHELAGTIVAAGRNVTRYRVGERVTVPFVSGCGHCGECRSGNQQVCVEQFQPGFTHWGSFAEYVALDYADHNLVHLPENVSFATAASLGCRFATSFRAVCDQAKVKGGEWVAVHGCGGVGLSAIMIAAALGANPIAIDISEEKLAFARTMGAVATVNGREAADVAEAVREITGGGAHASIDALGSPVTCFNSIKNLRRRGRHVQVGLMLGEQSTPQIPMAQVIGNELEIYGSHGMQAWRYDAMLAMMAEGKLQPERLIGREISLEEAVPALMAMDGASDLGISVITRF from the coding sequence ATGAAAGCCATGTATTACGAAGCCTTTGGTGCCAGGCCGGAGATCCGCACGCTTGCCGATCCCACGCCCGGCGACGGCGGCGTGGTGATCAAGGTCGAGGCGACGGGGCTCTGCCGCAGCGACTGGCACGGCTGGATGGGCCATGATCCCGACATCCGCCTGCCGCACGTGCCGGGACACGAGCTTGCCGGCACGATCGTCGCGGCCGGCCGGAACGTGACGCGCTACAGGGTGGGCGAGCGGGTGACCGTGCCCTTCGTCTCGGGCTGCGGCCATTGCGGCGAGTGCCGCTCGGGCAACCAGCAGGTCTGCGTGGAGCAGTTCCAGCCGGGCTTCACCCATTGGGGTTCGTTTGCCGAATACGTGGCTCTCGACTATGCCGATCACAATCTGGTGCACCTGCCCGAAAACGTCAGCTTCGCCACGGCGGCAAGCCTCGGATGCCGCTTCGCCACCTCGTTTCGCGCCGTCTGCGACCAGGCAAAGGTGAAGGGCGGCGAATGGGTGGCAGTCCACGGCTGCGGCGGCGTGGGTCTCTCGGCGATCATGATCGCGGCAGCCCTCGGGGCAAACCCGATCGCCATCGACATCTCTGAGGAAAAGCTCGCCTTCGCCCGCACGATGGGCGCCGTGGCGACGGTGAACGGCCGCGAAGCCGCGGACGTGGCCGAAGCGGTGCGCGAGATCACCGGGGGAGGTGCGCACGCCTCGATCGACGCGCTGGGCTCGCCGGTGACCTGCTTCAACTCGATCAAAAACCTTCGCCGGCGGGGACGCCACGTCCAGGTCGGCCTGATGCTCGGCGAGCAGTCAACGCCGCAGATTCCGATGGCCCAGGTCATCGGCAACGAACTGGAGATCTATGGCAGCCACGGCATGCAGGCCTGGCGCTACGATGCCATGCTCGCGATGATGGCGGAGGGCAAGCTTCAGCCGGAAAGGCTGATCGGCCGCGAAATCAGCCTGGAAGAGGCGGTCCCGGCACTGATGGCGATGGACGGTGCCAGCGATCTCGGCATCAGCGTCATCACGCGGTTCTGA
- a CDS encoding aldo/keto reductase: MKTVTANGTQLPQLGFGTFRMAEDQVLSILPEAMKVGFRHIDTAQIYGNEAAVGAAIRASGIARGEIFLTTKVWVENYGPDAFLASVEESLRKLQTDHVDLLLLHWPNEAVPLADQIAALNHVREKGQARSIGISNFSTALMAEAVSLSDAPLATNQVEYHPYLGQTKVIEAARGYQMAVTGYFAMADGKVLGEPLLQEIGGRHGKSVAQVVLRWLIQQPGVAALTKTATPSRLKENFDIFDFDLSSSEMAAIHGLARLDGRIVSPDGLAPQWDEAA, from the coding sequence ATGAAGACCGTCACAGCCAACGGCACCCAGCTGCCCCAGCTCGGCTTCGGCACCTTCCGCATGGCGGAAGACCAGGTGCTGTCCATCCTCCCCGAGGCCATGAAGGTCGGGTTCCGGCACATCGACACCGCCCAGATTTATGGTAACGAGGCGGCTGTCGGCGCTGCGATCCGGGCATCCGGCATCGCGCGCGGAGAGATCTTCCTCACCACCAAGGTGTGGGTCGAAAACTACGGTCCAGATGCCTTCCTCGCCTCGGTCGAGGAAAGCCTGCGGAAGCTGCAAACCGACCATGTCGACCTGCTTCTCCTGCATTGGCCGAACGAGGCCGTGCCACTCGCCGACCAGATCGCCGCACTGAACCACGTACGAGAAAAGGGACAGGCCCGCAGCATCGGTATCAGCAATTTCAGCACAGCGCTGATGGCGGAAGCCGTGTCCCTCAGCGACGCCCCGCTTGCGACGAACCAGGTGGAGTACCACCCCTATCTCGGCCAGACGAAAGTCATCGAGGCGGCCAGAGGCTACCAGATGGCCGTGACCGGCTACTTCGCGATGGCGGATGGAAAAGTGCTCGGGGAGCCGCTTCTCCAGGAGATCGGCGGCCGCCACGGCAAGTCGGTGGCGCAGGTGGTACTGCGCTGGCTGATCCAGCAGCCCGGCGTGGCGGCCCTGACCAAGACGGCCACACCGAGCAGGCTCAAGGAGAACTTCGACATCTTCGACTTCGACCTTTCGTCTTCGGAGATGGCCGCGATACACGGTCTCGCCCGCCTCGACGGGCGGATCGTCAGCCCGGACGGCCTTGCGCCGCAGTGGGACGAAGCGGCGTAA
- a CDS encoding organic hydroperoxide resistance protein produces the protein MPILYRTKGFATGGRAGHGASEDGVLDVTLTVPKELGGDGARGTNPEQLFATGYSACFLGALKFVAGKEKVKIPDDAKVTATVGIGPREDGGGFGIEAALEVSVPGVDKAVVEDLVKKAHVVCPYSHATRGNLDVKTTVA, from the coding sequence ATGCCTATTCTGTACAGGACTAAGGGCTTTGCAACGGGTGGTCGCGCTGGTCATGGCGCATCGGAAGACGGCGTGCTCGATGTGACGCTGACGGTTCCCAAGGAACTCGGCGGCGACGGTGCACGCGGCACCAATCCCGAACAGCTCTTCGCCACAGGCTATTCCGCCTGCTTCCTCGGCGCGCTGAAGTTCGTCGCCGGCAAGGAAAAGGTGAAGATCCCGGATGATGCCAAGGTGACCGCGACGGTCGGCATCGGCCCGCGCGAGGACGGCGGCGGCTTCGGCATCGAGGCGGCGCTCGAGGTTTCCGTGCCCGGCGTCGACAAGGCCGTGGTGGAAGACCTCGTCAAGAAGGCTCACGTCGTTTGCCCCTACAGCCATGCGACGCGCGGAAATCTCGACGTGAAGACCACCGTCGCCTGA